The proteins below come from a single Alnus glutinosa chromosome 9, dhAlnGlut1.1, whole genome shotgun sequence genomic window:
- the LOC133878567 gene encoding large ribosomal subunit protein uL10-like, with amino-acid sequence MAVKPSRAEKKILYDKKLCALLSQYSQVLIVHADNVGSKQLQSIRSGLRGDSVVLMGKNTMMKRTIKIHAEATENEAVMNILPLLVGNVGLIFTKGDLKEVREVVGKYKVGAPARVGLVAPIDVVVPPGNTGLDPSQTSFFQVLNIPTKINKGTVEIITPVELIKKGDKVGSSEAALLSKLGIRPFSYGLVVLSVYDSGSVFSPEVLDLTEDDLVEKFALGVSMVTSLSLAVSYPTLAAAPHMFINGYKNALGVAVATEYSFPQAEQVKEFLKDPSKFAVAAAPVAAADSGVSPDAAAKVEEKKEEVEEESDDDMALNLFD; translated from the exons ATGGCAGTGAAACCCTCAAGGGCGGAGAAGAAAATATTGTACGACAAGAAGCTATGCGCCTTGCTCAGCCAGTACTCCCAGGTTCTAATCGTCCACGCTGACAATGTGGGCTCGAAGCAGCTCCAGAGCATTCGCTCGGGCCTCCGAGGTGACTCGGTGGTTTTGATGGGCAAGAACACGATGATGAAGCGTACCATCAAGATACATGCGGAGGCGACCGAGAACGAGGCTGTCATGAACATCCTTCCTCTTTTGGTG GGAAATGTGGGGTTGATCTTCACCAAGGGTGATTTGAAGGAAGTGAGGGAAGTGGTTGGCAAGTATAAG GTGGGAGCTCCAGCACGTGTTGGCCTTGTTGCACCAATCGATGTTGTTGTCCCCCCTGGAAATACAGGACTTGATCCTTCTCAGACTTCCTTCTTTCAG GTGCTGAACATCCCGACCAAGATCAACAAAGGTACTGTGGAGATCATCACCCCCGTGGAGCTCATTAAAAAGGGTGACAAGGTGGGCTCCTCTGAGGCTGCACTTCTTTCAAAGCTTGGGATACGTCCATTCTCGTATGGTCTTGTCGTGCTCTCTGTTTATGACAGTGGATCGGTCTTCAGTCCTGAGGTGCTTGATCTCACGGAGGATGATCTTGTCGAGAAATTCGCTCTTGGGGTCTCGATGGTCACCTCGTTGTCGCTGGCTGTCTCCTACCCAACTCTTGCTGCTGCACCCCACATGTTCATTAATGGATACAAAAATGCTCTGGGCGTTGCAGTAGCTACAGAGTATTCCTTCCCACAGGCGGAGCAAGTAAAGGAATTCTTGAAG GATCCGAGCAAGTTTGCTGTTGCGGCTGCCCCTGTTGCAGCTGCTGATTCTGGTGTTTCTCCAGATGCTGCTGCCAAGGtggaagagaagaaggaagaggtgGAAGAAGAGTCTGATGATGACATGGCTCTCAATTTGTTTGACTGA